In Acidobacteriota bacterium, the following proteins share a genomic window:
- a CDS encoding histidine kinase: MPQPSKLAAWLRHNLPQTLIINSIIAAIAVLLAGRLFSRPPRQTLQIVVVSMVYSQIIGTLISVSIGLGWVEFKSYHKPWNWIFRILFLLILAAMGTMLANGILVTTGYFPKNYSWNAISTSFQFTLVFSVLMGLAAYLLNFFEQSLKDVQLKLRTKELEEERARKLATEARLASLESRIHPHFLFNTLNSISALIPEDPRRAERLVEQLAALLRFCLDVNQRSLVPLAQELKITRDYLEIESVRLENRLRFQVEVPSEFDLIEVPPLSIQTLVENSIKYAIAPRRLGGSVKVSAFSTDADVTIQVKDDGPGFDPNHIHPGHGIDNVQSRLQALFGTKAEFQISSHSTGTTVSISVPFHPEK; this comes from the coding sequence ATGCCTCAACCCTCAAAACTGGCGGCGTGGTTGCGTCATAACCTCCCGCAAACGCTGATTATTAACTCGATTATTGCGGCAATTGCGGTGTTGCTGGCTGGGCGGTTGTTTTCGCGTCCTCCGAGGCAAACCCTCCAAATTGTCGTGGTCAGCATGGTGTATTCTCAAATCATTGGCACTTTGATTTCGGTTTCGATTGGGTTGGGATGGGTAGAGTTTAAGTCGTACCACAAGCCCTGGAACTGGATCTTTAGAATATTGTTCCTGCTGATTCTGGCGGCGATGGGGACCATGCTGGCCAATGGTATCCTGGTGACAACTGGCTATTTTCCAAAAAACTACTCGTGGAACGCCATCAGCACCAGTTTTCAATTTACCCTGGTGTTTTCAGTTTTGATGGGGCTGGCGGCTTACCTCTTAAACTTTTTTGAACAATCGCTCAAGGATGTCCAACTCAAGCTCCGAACCAAAGAACTCGAAGAAGAACGCGCCCGTAAACTGGCGACCGAAGCCCGGCTGGCTTCGCTCGAATCCCGCATCCATCCGCATTTCCTCTTTAATACCCTGAATTCAATTTCCGCGCTGATTCCTGAAGATCCACGGCGAGCCGAACGACTGGTCGAACAACTGGCGGCGCTCCTCAGGTTTTGTCTGGATGTGAACCAGCGCAGCCTGGTCCCACTGGCTCAAGAACTCAAAATTACCCGTGATTATCTGGAAATCGAAAGTGTGCGACTCGAAAACCGGCTGAGGTTTCAGGTTGAGGTGCCATCTGAATTTGATTTGATTGAAGTGCCTCCGCTCTCAATTCAAACGCTGGTGGAGAACAGCATCAAATATGCAATTGCCCCGCGCCGATTGGGTGGGAGTGTGAAAGTAAGCGCCTTTTCAACTGACGCTGACGTGACCATCCAGGTCAAAGACGACGGCCCAGGGTTTGACCCCAACCACATCCACCCTGGGCATGGCATTGACAATGTCCAATCGCGGCTACAGGCTTTGTTTGGCACCAAGGCCGAATTTCAAATCTCGTCTCATTCCACTGGAACCACCGTCTCGATCTCGGTTCCGTTTCACCCGGAGAAATGA
- a CDS encoding carotenoid oxygenase family protein yields MTRREFAKLLAGASLLSLVDERILAGLDQNRDRLSWRAFQNPSAEGTWKLTKIEGKIPRDLQGTLYRVAPGQKEKYGVKLRHLFDGDAYVAGFQIRDGKVELTTRFVETPQRMAEVKAGKMLYNEFGTQSPLDPTGPPRGGANQPSVNIIAWDGRLLGLSEGGHPSAIDPNDFSFQGYWDFHGTLPKNVPFTAHPKFDPTTGEGYGFGVKTGMKSALMVYHMLKDGTLKLLFEYPLTSYFMVHDMMISDNFIVFVIPPVTVDLKTMFSGKVSLAECLRFLETTPTKLVVMRRDGTGTPVTIEQPSNMVFHHGNAFERDGKLVIDTILSANGDILKRLASLDQGIVTGKSSERLTRLVLDPVKGLVESRTELTELVEFPRFNIHQTGKDARYLYCAQTASNQDESPFTRLVKFDLHRSKEYVAKAKAQQVYGEPVFVPRPAGKAEDDGWVLIQGYDGPKNQNFLEILDAQTLDLAARVWTGQHFPLGFHGNFESGMFRK; encoded by the coding sequence ATGACACGACGTGAATTTGCCAAATTACTGGCCGGTGCCAGCTTATTATCACTGGTTGACGAACGCATCCTGGCTGGCCTTGACCAGAATCGGGACCGGTTATCGTGGCGGGCTTTTCAAAACCCAAGCGCCGAAGGCACCTGGAAATTAACCAAAATTGAAGGGAAGATTCCTCGGGATCTGCAAGGGACGCTCTATCGAGTGGCACCAGGTCAAAAGGAGAAATACGGCGTCAAACTGCGCCATCTCTTTGACGGAGATGCCTACGTGGCCGGGTTCCAGATTCGGGATGGGAAGGTTGAACTCACAACCCGATTTGTTGAGACGCCACAACGAATGGCCGAAGTCAAAGCCGGGAAAATGCTCTATAACGAGTTTGGCACCCAGTCGCCGCTGGACCCAACCGGCCCGCCGCGAGGCGGCGCCAACCAGCCCAGTGTGAACATTATTGCCTGGGATGGCCGTCTACTGGGGCTTTCCGAAGGCGGGCACCCAAGTGCGATTGACCCAAATGACTTTTCCTTCCAGGGATACTGGGATTTTCACGGGACCTTACCCAAAAACGTCCCGTTTACGGCCCATCCCAAATTTGACCCAACAACCGGGGAAGGCTATGGATTTGGTGTCAAAACCGGTATGAAGTCAGCGTTGATGGTCTATCACATGCTGAAAGATGGCACGCTCAAGTTGCTGTTTGAGTATCCGTTGACGTCCTACTTTATGGTTCACGATATGATGATTTCCGACAATTTCATCGTGTTTGTGATCCCGCCGGTGACAGTTGATCTGAAAACCATGTTTTCTGGAAAAGTCAGTCTGGCCGAATGCCTCCGGTTTCTTGAGACCACACCAACCAAACTTGTCGTCATGCGCCGGGATGGCACCGGAACACCGGTGACGATTGAGCAACCGTCGAACATGGTCTTTCACCACGGCAATGCCTTTGAGCGCGATGGAAAACTGGTGATTGATACCATCCTGTCGGCCAATGGAGACATCCTGAAACGGCTGGCTTCACTCGATCAGGGTATTGTGACTGGAAAAAGCAGTGAGCGACTGACCCGACTGGTGCTAGATCCAGTCAAAGGTCTGGTCGAAAGCCGAACAGAATTGACGGAACTGGTTGAATTCCCACGCTTTAATATTCACCAAACCGGCAAAGATGCCCGCTATCTCTATTGTGCCCAGACTGCATCCAACCAGGATGAATCCCCCTTTACCCGGCTGGTGAAATTTGACCTGCACCGGTCCAAAGAATATGTTGCCAAAGCCAAAGCTCAACAGGTGTATGGTGAGCCGGTGTTTGTTCCTCGCCCGGCTGGGAAAGCGGAGGATGATGGCTGGGTGTTGATTCAAGGCTATGACGGGCCAAAAAATCAGAATTTCCTTGAAATTTTAGATGCCCAAACCCTTGATCTGGCCGCCAGGGTCTGGACCGGACAGCATTTCCCGCTTGGATTTCACGGCAACTTTGAATCTGGCATGTTTCGGAAATAG
- a CDS encoding PQQ-binding-like beta-propeller repeat protein — MKNFGFGVLAFAILFQFSCAGESFNHRHRAGDNQPLWIYNPKGGVVGPTVVASENYVLASLPAFKAVVALDPATGKERWRFTHEKMTSPGRPWFENGLIFIANTDFQAQPNGIPGAFFVLDARTGKLVWQRETIGGVVAGYVFPLLKNGLMINLTSSSVTQREEIVEVFEVKNGMDLYTMSVDPAKWNATHPGKELKSLEFCEDGRMLVMTTGPAYFVADFRRRSVKEVPFSPVGPPESAECVENTLYLTGKTGDSTFVQAIEVATGKTLWTRQGKRQVEISPSLVAGKGMLLEGSETAKTSRLIACDVQTGTDVWSTEIPATTLPGIATGAAGSGLIVVRPDQESKLLAIEVETGKIRYSLQTDDFPARSLVKAQSQYVTVISDTAQGSEAEARVTVFDLQTGKYLWHHLDDPLYYLDFTSDFVLVGNTTYILAFPFRKK, encoded by the coding sequence ATGAAAAATTTCGGTTTTGGGGTTCTGGCTTTCGCCATTCTCTTTCAGTTTTCTTGCGCTGGAGAGTCGTTTAACCACCGCCATCGAGCCGGTGATAACCAGCCTTTATGGATTTATAACCCCAAAGGTGGTGTAGTTGGGCCAACGGTGGTTGCGTCAGAAAATTATGTGCTGGCATCGCTTCCTGCCTTTAAAGCCGTCGTGGCGTTGGATCCGGCAACGGGAAAAGAACGCTGGCGATTTACCCACGAAAAAATGACTTCGCCTGGGCGTCCCTGGTTTGAAAATGGGTTGATTTTTATTGCCAACACCGATTTTCAGGCCCAACCCAATGGTATTCCAGGGGCATTTTTTGTCCTGGATGCCCGGACCGGCAAACTGGTCTGGCAACGGGAAACAATTGGAGGCGTGGTTGCCGGATATGTGTTTCCGCTGCTCAAAAATGGATTGATGATCAACCTGACCAGTAGCTCAGTCACTCAGCGGGAAGAAATTGTCGAGGTCTTTGAGGTTAAAAACGGAATGGACCTCTATACGATGTCGGTTGATCCGGCGAAATGGAATGCCACCCATCCCGGCAAGGAACTCAAATCGCTTGAATTTTGCGAAGATGGACGAATGCTCGTGATGACCACTGGCCCCGCGTACTTCGTGGCTGACTTTCGGAGGCGGTCGGTCAAGGAAGTACCGTTTTCACCAGTTGGGCCGCCCGAGTCAGCCGAATGTGTTGAAAATACACTGTATCTAACTGGCAAAACAGGCGATTCCACGTTTGTTCAGGCCATTGAGGTGGCAACCGGCAAAACCCTGTGGACCCGACAGGGGAAGCGACAGGTTGAAATTTCCCCCTCTCTGGTGGCTGGAAAAGGGATGCTTCTGGAAGGCAGCGAGACTGCAAAAACCAGCCGACTCATCGCCTGTGATGTCCAAACCGGAACGGATGTGTGGAGCACTGAAATACCAGCCACCACCTTGCCGGGAATTGCCACCGGGGCCGCTGGTTCAGGGCTGATCGTGGTTCGACCCGACCAGGAATCAAAATTGCTCGCGATTGAGGTTGAGACTGGAAAAATCAGATATAGCCTTCAGACGGATGACTTTCCCGCCCGGTCACTGGTGAAGGCCCAGTCCCAGTACGTGACGGTCATTTCCGACACAGCCCAGGGCAGTGAAGCTGAAGCCAGAGTGACGGTTTTTGATCTCCAAACCGGAAAATACCTGTGGCATCACCTGGATGATCCGCTCTATTACCTCGATTTCACCTCTGATTTTGTGCTGGTTGGCAATACCACCTACATTCTGGCTTTTCCCTTCCGGAAAAAATGA
- a CDS encoding Lar family restriction alleviation protein, protein MKHQPGSAQPSLFDFLMDDPFSESATPPKPKPKLEPVTAKAEDPPKPKPKPRAVPPPIQKTPPPEPKEIQSRPAPAPVGRKKPQPEVVVSEPVPAPAETPKKRDPKLTTVPTPKPQLPAIEPQPHPPILEPSSTALPRKACPFCKREVLSLARTTRPAQGIAVECLKCGFRGGVGANEAEAIAKWNQDGLRNQGARLVRTLERSKKKSEVAK, encoded by the coding sequence ATGAAGCACCAACCCGGTTCTGCCCAGCCAAGCTTATTCGATTTTTTGATGGATGACCCGTTTTCGGAATCAGCGACTCCGCCCAAACCCAAACCAAAGCTAGAACCCGTGACCGCCAAAGCCGAAGATCCGCCAAAGCCCAAACCCAAACCACGGGCCGTTCCGCCGCCAATCCAGAAAACACCACCGCCAGAACCAAAAGAAATTCAGTCCAGACCAGCCCCGGCGCCGGTGGGTCGAAAGAAACCACAGCCTGAAGTGGTTGTTTCCGAGCCGGTGCCCGCTCCGGCTGAAACTCCCAAAAAACGAGACCCAAAACTGACGACTGTCCCTACGCCGAAACCTCAACTGCCCGCCATTGAGCCTCAACCCCACCCACCCATTCTTGAACCATCGTCCACGGCACTCCCCCGAAAAGCCTGTCCTTTCTGCAAACGCGAAGTCCTTTCCCTGGCCCGAACCACTCGACCAGCTCAGGGAATCGCGGTGGAATGCTTAAAGTGTGGATTTCGCGGCGGCGTTGGTGCCAATGAAGCCGAAGCGATTGCCAAATGGAACCAAGATGGCCTTCGCAATCAAGGTGCCCGTCTGGTCCGAACGCTTGAGCGGTCAAAGAAGAAGAGCGAAGTAGCGAAGTAG
- a CDS encoding NAD(P)-binding domain-containing protein has translation MTTPMNPFCDRMAVIGAGPCGLAMAKALSEHQIPYDQFEADDDLGGNWYHGVYSTTHIISSKKTTHFPDFPMPADYPDFPSCQQMLEYLRSYARHFNLRPQIQFRTKVISVKPQPNELWELEFESGEKRIYKGVLVCNGHHWDRRFPNYPGHFEGEYIHSKDYQHPDQLKDKRVLVIGGGNSACDIASEAARVGKSCAISLRRGYWFLPKTVFGMPLVEFIPAWAPLWLQRLVLKGILKVVVGNYEQYGLPKPDHNIFEAHPTLNSELLHYLKHGRIQPKPDIARFSGQTVEFVDGTKAEFDLVVCATGFHLSFPFLPPGMVPVTGSLAKLYGGSLLPEYKHLYVIGSQQPRYGFGPLLTPSAQLLCRMIKAQDGMQLPLGLVLKEFGVKPPSTHLLDPQKTLSDLRKARLFLPLFIWYERRLRRGKAR, from the coding sequence ATGACAACGCCCATGAACCCTTTTTGTGATCGAATGGCAGTGATTGGCGCCGGTCCCTGTGGACTGGCCATGGCCAAAGCACTTTCCGAACATCAGATTCCCTACGACCAGTTTGAAGCAGATGATGACCTGGGTGGAAACTGGTACCACGGTGTCTACTCGACCACCCATATCATTTCATCGAAGAAAACCACGCATTTTCCCGATTTTCCAATGCCGGCAGATTATCCCGACTTCCCCAGTTGCCAGCAGATGCTTGAGTATTTGCGCTCATATGCCCGGCATTTCAATCTTCGGCCTCAGATTCAATTTCGAACCAAAGTGATTTCGGTCAAACCGCAGCCCAATGAACTCTGGGAACTGGAATTCGAATCCGGTGAAAAACGAATCTATAAAGGGGTACTGGTGTGCAACGGCCACCATTGGGACCGCCGGTTTCCCAACTATCCCGGTCATTTTGAAGGTGAATATATCCACTCCAAGGACTATCAACATCCGGACCAGTTAAAAGATAAACGCGTGCTGGTGATTGGTGGGGGAAACTCAGCCTGCGACATTGCCTCCGAAGCTGCCCGGGTTGGGAAATCATGCGCGATTAGCCTCCGGCGCGGGTACTGGTTTTTGCCGAAAACCGTGTTTGGCATGCCGCTGGTTGAATTTATTCCGGCCTGGGCGCCGCTGTGGCTTCAGCGGCTGGTGCTCAAAGGCATTTTGAAAGTCGTGGTCGGCAACTATGAACAATATGGCCTTCCCAAACCAGACCACAATATTTTTGAAGCCCATCCCACGCTCAACAGCGAGTTGCTCCATTACCTGAAACATGGCCGCATCCAGCCCAAACCCGACATTGCCCGGTTTTCAGGCCAAACCGTCGAATTTGTTGACGGCACGAAAGCTGAGTTTGATCTGGTGGTGTGTGCCACGGGATTTCATCTGAGCTTTCCGTTTTTGCCGCCCGGAATGGTCCCGGTCACGGGAAGTCTGGCGAAATTATACGGCGGGTCGCTTCTGCCTGAATACAAACACCTCTATGTCATTGGAAGCCAGCAGCCCCGATATGGATTTGGCCCGCTCCTGACCCCAAGCGCTCAACTGCTCTGCCGGATGATCAAAGCCCAGGACGGAATGCAGTTGCCGTTGGGATTGGTTCTCAAAGAATTTGGGGTAAAGCCTCCGTCAACACACTTGCTGGATCCCCAAAAAACCCTGTCCGATTTGCGCAAGGCCCGACTCTTTTTACCGCTGTTTATCTGGTATGAGCGGCGGCTCAGACGAGGAAAAGCGAGGTAG
- a CDS encoding phytanoyl-CoA dioxygenase family protein codes for MNSHQLEWNRHGFFVIRQLLTMADQLTLKQMCDRIFDQWLSESLTPAEAVNFTNLAYLTEPRYFSHHPRELVWLLELMASETIFGPVQFVCDQELIFHNTQYFFEPATHTRDGDWHRDQQFGATDEAEEHRWMATTVGIHLHIALEPDDHLEIVPGTHARWDTPEERVIRKGLDGKARNAPDMPGAVRIDLQPGDACVFNAWSIHRGRYVAGKPRRTFDVIYGTKPDSYVTPPTCFLDPQHLDGLSQSANQFYSRFIATYRDLWNDNAHEPFL; via the coding sequence ATGAACAGTCATCAGCTTGAATGGAATCGTCATGGGTTTTTTGTCATCCGGCAGTTGCTGACCATGGCCGATCAACTGACCCTAAAACAGATGTGCGACCGAATTTTCGACCAGTGGCTTTCTGAATCGCTAACCCCGGCTGAAGCTGTCAACTTCACCAATCTGGCCTATTTAACTGAGCCACGGTATTTCAGCCACCATCCACGGGAACTGGTCTGGCTACTGGAACTGATGGCGAGCGAAACTATATTTGGACCGGTGCAGTTCGTTTGCGACCAGGAACTGATATTTCACAACACCCAATATTTCTTTGAACCGGCCACCCACACCCGCGATGGTGACTGGCATCGGGATCAACAATTTGGCGCCACCGATGAAGCCGAGGAACACCGTTGGATGGCCACCACGGTTGGGATCCATCTTCATATTGCCCTCGAACCTGACGACCATCTCGAAATTGTGCCCGGCACCCATGCCCGATGGGATACACCCGAAGAACGCGTCATTCGCAAAGGGTTGGATGGAAAAGCCAGAAATGCCCCGGATATGCCCGGCGCCGTCAGAATTGATCTCCAACCCGGTGATGCCTGTGTTTTTAATGCCTGGAGTATCCATCGAGGGCGGTATGTGGCAGGCAAACCGCGTCGGACATTTGATGTGATTTATGGAACCAAGCCCGACTCGTACGTGACGCCTCCGACGTGTTTTCTTGACCCACAACACCTGGATGGGTTAAGCCAATCCGCAAACCAGTTTTACTCCCGCTTTATTGCAACCTATCGTGATCTGTGGAATGACAACGCCCATGAACCCTTTTTGTGA
- the pip gene encoding prolyl aminopeptidase, producing the protein MRTLYDPIEPFDQGMLKVSDLHTLYYEQSGNPNGRPVVFLHGGPGSGTSPKHRQFFDPQAYRIILFDQRGSGKSLPFASLEENTTWDLVADTEKIREHLGIETWVVFGGSWGSTLALAYAETHPERVQALILRGIFLCTKKELAWFYQDGAGAIYPDQWEPFLNFIPEAERGDMMNAYYRRLTSDDEALRLEAAKIWSIWEGSTCTLYPDPDLVTEFGADDKALSIARIECHYFVNNIFMEEDQLLKNVDRIRHIPAVIVQGRYDIVCPMMTAWELHKAWPEAEFHVIPDAGHSAFEPGITDELIKASDRFR; encoded by the coding sequence ATGCGAACGCTCTATGATCCGATTGAACCCTTTGATCAGGGGATGTTGAAAGTGTCTGACCTTCACACGCTCTACTATGAGCAAAGCGGAAACCCCAATGGTCGTCCGGTTGTTTTTTTGCACGGCGGTCCAGGCAGCGGCACGTCTCCCAAACACCGGCAATTTTTTGACCCGCAAGCTTACCGCATCATTTTGTTTGACCAGCGTGGCTCAGGAAAAAGTCTTCCGTTTGCCTCGCTTGAAGAAAACACAACCTGGGATCTGGTGGCTGACACCGAAAAGATCCGCGAGCATTTAGGCATTGAGACCTGGGTGGTGTTTGGTGGTTCGTGGGGCAGCACACTGGCGCTGGCCTATGCGGAAACCCACCCGGAGCGCGTTCAGGCCCTGATTTTGCGCGGGATTTTCCTGTGTACCAAAAAAGAACTTGCCTGGTTTTATCAGGATGGCGCCGGGGCGATCTACCCCGATCAATGGGAGCCGTTTTTGAACTTCATCCCCGAAGCCGAACGCGGCGATATGATGAACGCCTATTATCGGCGGCTGACCAGCGATGATGAAGCCCTCCGACTCGAAGCCGCGAAAATTTGGAGCATCTGGGAAGGCTCGACCTGCACTCTGTACCCAGACCCGGATCTGGTCACCGAGTTTGGTGCCGATGACAAAGCGCTTTCGATTGCCCGGATTGAATGCCACTATTTTGTCAACAACATCTTTATGGAAGAAGACCAATTACTCAAAAACGTTGACCGCATTCGACATATCCCGGCGGTGATCGTTCAAGGGCGCTATGACATTGTGTGCCCGATGATGACTGCCTGGGAACTCCACAAAGCCTGGCCGGAAGCCGAGTTTCACGTGATTCCAGATGCCGGACACTCCGCATTTGAGCCCGGAATCACCGATGAACTGATCAAAGCCAGTGATCGGTTTCGGTAG
- a CDS encoding tetratricopeptide repeat protein: MKPGRYWIKLCLICCLSIWLWGAPASSFAQSNATQTPIYTLEPRSDAAKTLATQANELYRTQDYKSALAKIQEALDKDPNSYKLHNLYVDIQLMLVSPDRVRQEYFDKMAKDPANPVFPLILARNRVLLIDREAIQDLLEKAGTVAPDSVVGQSALIDLYRFHKEDLVKTEEAYKKAIALDPNNHEMIASLAAFQVEELKKFDEALALYQSLLKQNPKNYEAAIGVMSVNVAKAGYSDKAKAAMRQELTALKTSEPPSQNLLSAIRLAYWLVLKDQIAAQEITKELNEKFPTPGVPPGLMGISMITDTGEPLQYIFAGRRYFWIRKVQAIDADQKTPLADRITKLETLNQENPDDEQFRAYLLEQLVRLYKEAKDTAKQEATVKQILAIEPRKVGLLNDLAWSLTAGTRPDQEKALTYAKLAIAELEKLTQGKGYNQQQVQQSKASFLETLGRIQFQLDNLSEAEAALTQSLALNHTDDANYELGRVYEKQGKTREAAQIFAESVASEGDNSAMARKRLEDLDQADTSIHASALIATATEKRISRLREKVIASLVTKPSKDFTLTSFDGKKVNLASLKGKVVMLNFWASW, encoded by the coding sequence ATGAAACCAGGCCGATACTGGATCAAATTGTGCCTGATATGTTGCCTTTCGATCTGGCTTTGGGGAGCACCTGCCTCCTCCTTCGCCCAATCAAATGCAACCCAGACACCAATCTACACACTTGAACCCAGGTCTGATGCCGCCAAAACACTGGCAACTCAGGCAAATGAACTCTACAGAACTCAAGACTACAAAAGTGCACTGGCGAAAATTCAGGAGGCACTCGACAAAGACCCCAATTCTTATAAGCTTCACAATCTGTATGTTGATATTCAATTAATGCTGGTCTCACCAGATCGGGTGCGTCAGGAATACTTCGACAAAATGGCGAAAGACCCGGCCAATCCGGTTTTTCCGTTGATCCTGGCTCGAAACAGGGTACTGCTGATAGACAGAGAAGCGATCCAAGACTTACTTGAAAAAGCTGGTACCGTGGCACCTGACTCGGTTGTGGGCCAATCAGCGCTGATTGATTTATACCGATTTCATAAAGAAGACCTGGTAAAAACTGAGGAAGCTTACAAGAAAGCCATTGCCCTTGATCCCAACAATCATGAAATGATTGCCAGCCTGGCTGCGTTTCAGGTCGAGGAGTTAAAGAAGTTTGATGAAGCTCTCGCCCTCTATCAGTCGCTCTTAAAACAAAATCCAAAAAATTACGAGGCCGCCATTGGTGTGATGTCGGTCAACGTGGCCAAAGCCGGGTATTCTGACAAAGCCAAGGCAGCCATGCGTCAGGAACTTACCGCGCTGAAAACATCTGAACCCCCTTCCCAAAACCTGCTTTCGGCCATCAGACTTGCGTACTGGCTTGTACTGAAAGACCAGATCGCTGCCCAGGAAATAACAAAAGAACTCAATGAAAAATTTCCCACCCCAGGTGTCCCACCTGGGCTGATGGGTATTTCGATGATCACAGATACCGGAGAGCCGCTCCAATACATTTTTGCTGGCAGGCGGTATTTTTGGATTCGGAAAGTTCAGGCGATAGACGCAGACCAGAAAACACCACTGGCTGACCGAATTACAAAGCTCGAAACCCTGAACCAGGAAAATCCCGATGATGAGCAATTTCGGGCCTATCTGTTGGAACAATTGGTCAGACTGTATAAAGAAGCCAAAGACACGGCGAAACAAGAAGCTACGGTAAAACAAATCCTGGCCATTGAACCGCGAAAAGTGGGATTGCTCAACGACCTTGCCTGGTCCCTCACGGCTGGTACCCGACCTGACCAGGAAAAAGCATTGACCTATGCCAAACTGGCCATTGCCGAATTAGAGAAACTGACTCAAGGTAAGGGTTATAACCAGCAGCAGGTACAACAGAGCAAAGCCTCGTTCCTGGAAACCCTGGGGAGAATTCAGTTTCAACTGGATAACCTTTCAGAGGCTGAAGCCGCACTCACCCAATCACTGGCACTCAACCACACCGATGATGCCAACTATGAACTGGGCCGGGTCTATGAAAAACAAGGCAAAACCAGAGAAGCCGCTCAGATTTTTGCCGAATCGGTTGCCAGTGAAGGTGACAATTCCGCCATGGCGAGGAAACGGTTAGAAGATCTTGATCAGGCGGACACCTCAATTCATGCTTCTGCCCTGATCGCCACCGCAACTGAAAAACGGATTTCGAGGCTGCGCGAAAAAGTGATTGCCTCACTGGTCACCAAACCATCGAAAGATTTCACCCTGACCAGTTTTGATGGGAAAAAAGTGAATCTGGCATCGCTCAAAGGAAAGGTGGTCATGCTCAATTTTTGGGCCAGTTGGTGA
- a CDS encoding TlpA family protein disulfide reductase, translating to MHKTYKAKGFELLSINIDEDLDAAKAFVKQQKPGFQVFEAKQVKELYGVRGVPISFFIDRNGKLRKTETGFNPKDGPRELSILIEELLKAK from the coding sequence TTGCACAAAACATACAAAGCCAAAGGGTTTGAACTGCTCTCAATCAACATTGATGAAGACCTGGACGCCGCCAAAGCCTTTGTCAAACAACAAAAGCCGGGATTTCAGGTATTTGAAGCCAAACAGGTAAAAGAACTCTATGGCGTGCGTGGAGTTCCAATTTCCTTCTTTATTGATCGAAATGGGAAGCTTCGCAAAACAGAAACCGGATTTAATCCCAAAGACGGCCCACGGGAACTCTCAATCCTGATCGAAGAACTGCTCAAGGCCAAATAA
- a CDS encoding class I SAM-dependent methyltransferase produces MVFDNRLKAREKAQSFAKESLTKNDPTSWFEQVYTAAAGNPDHIPWADLKVNPSFVTWVERENLSGEGKRALVVGCGLGDDAEAIAALGFETTAFDISETAIGWCRRRYPDSPVQYLVADALALPDEWKHQFDFVFEAYTLQTLPVEIRPTVVSNLVQTLGTNGKLLLIARGRDPEDDPGSLPWPLMKSELDEFVRAGLTQVSFEDFWDQEDPPKRRFRVLFVAK; encoded by the coding sequence GTGGTCTTCGACAACCGACTCAAAGCCCGCGAAAAAGCACAATCCTTTGCGAAAGAATCATTGACCAAAAATGATCCCACCAGTTGGTTTGAACAGGTCTACACGGCAGCCGCCGGCAACCCGGACCACATTCCCTGGGCTGACCTGAAAGTCAATCCGAGCTTTGTCACCTGGGTCGAACGTGAAAATCTTTCTGGTGAAGGAAAACGAGCCCTTGTTGTGGGATGTGGGCTCGGAGACGATGCCGAAGCCATTGCGGCACTTGGGTTTGAGACAACGGCGTTTGATATTTCCGAAACGGCAATTGGATGGTGTCGGCGGCGGTATCCAGATTCACCAGTTCAGTACCTGGTGGCGGATGCCCTGGCGTTACCGGATGAATGGAAGCACCAGTTTGACTTTGTCTTTGAAGCCTACACGTTACAGACGCTTCCGGTGGAAATTCGGCCAACGGTTGTGTCCAATCTGGTTCAAACTCTGGGCACTAATGGAAAACTGCTCCTGATTGCTCGTGGGCGCGACCCCGAAGACGACCCCGGCAGTTTGCCCTGGCCACTGATGAAGTCTGAACTTGATGAGTTCGTTCGCGCTGGCCTGACTCAAGTTTCATTTGAAGATTTTTGGGATCAGGAAGATCCACCCAAACGACGGTTTCGCGTCCTGTTCGTCGCGAAGTAG